One region of Flavobacterium pisciphilum genomic DNA includes:
- a CDS encoding S41 family peptidase, with amino-acid sequence MKTIFRTAILLFLAIFCFQACQDQDDVAAPRNLQVQDFIWKGLNQYYLWQSDVPNLADDRFGTQEQLNSFLKGYPDPETLFNSLRVDPSIDRFSWIVDDYTVLEQELQGTSKNNGIDFKLSPVSKGSNDLIGFVRYVLPNSDAASKGVKRGDLFYGINGTQINYGNYKALLAPDSYTINLTDYNGTTFTPNGKSFTLTKTVLDENPIFINKVINSGGHKIGYLMYNGFYGNYDDQLNAAFGDLKNQGITDLVLDLRYNGGGSVQTATRLASMITGQFTDKVFSKQKWNAKINKYFESEDPESLNNNFVDKFNGVAINSLNLGKIYILTTKSTASASELIINGLKPYIDVVQIGDVTIGKNVGSVTLYDSPTFGKTNRNPNHKYAMQPIVLKIVNSLDFGEYTNGLTPTYSVPEYINSLGVLGDESEPLLNAAISKISVTAKMIKRKEGKELEYFTDSKAIDGIRNQMYLDKAPEGLLRALQDR; translated from the coding sequence ATGAAGACAATATTTAGAACTGCAATATTATTATTTTTAGCTATATTCTGCTTTCAAGCTTGCCAAGATCAAGATGATGTGGCTGCCCCTAGGAATTTACAGGTACAGGATTTTATCTGGAAAGGATTGAATCAGTACTATTTATGGCAAAGTGATGTCCCTAATTTAGCAGATGATCGTTTTGGAACTCAAGAACAATTGAATTCTTTTTTAAAAGGCTATCCTGATCCTGAAACATTATTTAATTCTTTACGTGTAGACCCTTCGATAGATCGATTTAGTTGGATCGTGGACGACTACACTGTGTTGGAACAAGAGCTTCAGGGTACATCTAAAAATAATGGAATTGATTTTAAATTGAGCCCAGTATCTAAAGGATCTAACGATTTAATTGGTTTTGTTCGTTATGTTTTGCCTAATTCTGATGCTGCTAGTAAAGGAGTGAAGCGCGGAGACTTATTTTATGGTATTAACGGCACGCAAATTAATTATGGTAATTATAAAGCATTGCTTGCTCCAGATAGTTATACGATAAATCTAACTGATTATAATGGAACGACATTCACACCAAATGGCAAATCGTTTACATTAACGAAAACAGTTTTGGATGAAAATCCAATTTTTATTAATAAAGTAATAAATTCAGGAGGGCATAAAATTGGTTACTTGATGTATAATGGCTTTTATGGTAACTATGATGATCAATTAAATGCAGCATTTGGAGATTTAAAAAATCAAGGAATTACTGATTTAGTTCTTGATTTACGTTATAATGGGGGAGGCTCTGTACAAACTGCAACCAGATTAGCAAGTATGATTACTGGACAGTTTACAGATAAGGTTTTCTCTAAACAAAAATGGAATGCCAAAATCAATAAATATTTTGAAAGTGAAGATCCAGAATCACTTAATAATAATTTTGTAGATAAATTTAATGGAGTTGCTATAAATAGTTTGAATTTAGGTAAGATATATATATTAACGACTAAAAGTACTGCATCTGCAAGTGAATTAATTATTAATGGTTTAAAACCATATATTGATGTAGTACAAATAGGAGATGTTACTATAGGTAAAAATGTAGGTTCGGTTACCTTATATGATTCGCCTACTTTTGGGAAAACTAATCGTAATCCAAATCATAAATATGCAATGCAACCCATTGTTTTGAAGATTGTGAACTCACTTGATTTTGGAGAATATACTAATGGATTGACTCCTACTTATAGTGTGCCAGAATATATAAATTCATTAGGGGTTTTAGGTGATGAATCAGAACCGTTGTTAAATGCTGCTATATCGAAAATTTCAGTAACTGCTAAAATGATTAAGCGTAAAGAAGGAAAAGAGTTGGAATACTTTACGGATTCAAAAGCGATAGATGGTATACGAAATCAGATGTATTTAGATAAAGCTCCAGAAGGACTTTTGAGAGCATTACAAGATAGATAA
- a CDS encoding YncE family protein, whose translation MKFSKLFLIVLSVSLFVSCSNDDNNDSDDQKGAYDNGILILNEGSAGQGSVSFIDNNLNNFVQDIYTAANPKDLMGKYAQNIFFDGDRAYIIAGGSNVINVVNRYTFKLIAKIETGLKNPRYGVVKDGKAYVTNANTYYSYEKPEENPNGNTDDYVAVINLATNAVESKIELNATANRILLEDGKLYITEPLNNDKLLIVNIADKKLETPIIIGLSSDTMEEENGIIYILRGPYDGTRSEITKVKISDKTTSKIEFPASLDGAGNLDIYENKIYYTAGSSVYAMNLNDTTASTTTILTSSAGYLYGFAVKNNHIFVADGGNFKSDSKAYIYSLTGTLQKELVVGIGPNGFYFND comes from the coding sequence ATGAAGTTCAGTAAATTATTTTTAATAGTACTCAGCGTCTCATTGTTCGTTTCTTGTTCGAATGATGATAACAACGATTCAGATGACCAGAAAGGAGCATATGACAATGGCATCCTGATTTTGAATGAAGGATCTGCAGGTCAAGGATCTGTTTCATTTATTGACAATAATCTTAATAATTTCGTACAAGATATTTACACTGCTGCAAACCCTAAAGATTTAATGGGTAAATATGCTCAAAACATCTTCTTTGATGGCGATAGAGCTTATATCATTGCTGGTGGCTCTAATGTAATTAATGTTGTAAACCGATATACTTTCAAGTTAATTGCAAAGATAGAAACTGGACTTAAAAACCCAAGATATGGTGTTGTAAAAGACGGAAAAGCTTATGTCACTAACGCAAATACATATTATTCTTATGAAAAGCCAGAGGAAAATCCTAATGGAAACACTGATGATTATGTTGCAGTAATTAATTTAGCGACAAATGCTGTTGAGTCTAAAATTGAATTAAATGCAACTGCTAATAGAATCCTATTAGAAGACGGTAAATTATATATTACTGAGCCCCTAAACAATGATAAATTATTAATTGTAAATATAGCTGACAAAAAACTAGAAACACCTATAATTATTGGTTTAAGCTCTGATACTATGGAAGAAGAAAATGGGATTATATATATCTTAAGAGGACCATATGATGGCACTAGAAGTGAAATTACAAAGGTGAAAATTTCAGACAAAACAACTTCAAAAATTGAATTTCCAGCATCTTTAGATGGAGCAGGGAATTTAGATATTTATGAAAATAAAATTTATTATACTGCAGGAAGTTCGGTTTATGCTATGAACTTAAACGACACTACAGCCTCTACAACAACTATTTTAACTTCTAGTGCCGGGTATTTATATGGCTTTGCAGTTAAAAACAATCATATTTTTGTAGCTGATGGTGGAAACTTTAAATCAGACAGTAAAGCATACATCTATTCTCTTACAGGAACTCTACAAAAAGAATTAGTTGTTGGTATAGGTCCAAACGGTTTTTACTTTAATGATTAA
- a CDS encoding DUF4252 domain-containing protein, producing MKRITTIFAFLGLLLLISCNSEPSLQKYFVENTENKNFIALDVSPTILNIDKTKLSTEQSEALKSFDKMNILAFKRNDKNQADYETERTKVNTILKNPKYQQLMKFGSGKDGASVSYVGTDENIEEFVIYANRNENGFAVVRVLGKNMNPNNIMTLMSVLKESNIDMEQLKPLQQLIK from the coding sequence ATGAAACGAATAACCACTATTTTCGCCTTTTTAGGATTATTACTTTTAATAAGCTGTAATTCTGAGCCTTCATTGCAAAAATATTTTGTCGAAAACACTGAAAACAAAAATTTCATTGCACTGGATGTTTCACCTACTATTCTTAACATAGATAAAACAAAACTATCTACAGAACAAAGTGAAGCACTAAAATCTTTCGACAAAATGAATATTTTAGCTTTCAAACGAAATGACAAAAACCAAGCTGATTACGAAACAGAAAGAACTAAGGTAAATACTATTTTAAAAAATCCTAAATACCAGCAATTAATGAAGTTCGGTTCTGGTAAAGATGGTGCTTCTGTGAGCTATGTTGGAACTGACGAAAATATTGAAGAATTCGTGATTTATGCCAATAGAAACGAAAATGGCTTTGCCGTAGTTCGTGTTTTAGGAAAAAATATGAATCCAAACAACATTATGACATTAATGAGCGTTCTTAAAGAATCTAATATCGATATGGAACAACTCAAACCGTTACAACAACTGATTAAATAA
- a CDS encoding DUF4252 domain-containing protein, with amino-acid sequence MKSTIHENSKNLSKKFIITLVFIFVSHAFYAQGTFDKYDGQDDVTSVIVNKKMFDLMSKVKVDASDKETQQYLSLIKKLDNLKVFTTKSSRVEADMKLTADKYIKTAALEELMRVNDNGRNVKIYVRSGSSDTQIKELFMFIDSGKNEDTVLLSLTGNFDLNEISVLTDKMKLPGGSDLKKASKGKK; translated from the coding sequence ATGAAATCAACTATTCACGAAAACAGTAAAAACTTGAGTAAAAAATTCATAATAACACTAGTATTTATATTTGTTAGCCATGCTTTTTATGCCCAAGGAACTTTTGATAAATATGACGGACAAGATGATGTAACATCTGTAATTGTAAATAAAAAGATGTTTGATTTAATGAGCAAAGTAAAAGTTGACGCTTCAGACAAGGAAACGCAGCAATATTTAAGTCTTATTAAAAAATTAGACAATCTAAAAGTGTTTACCACAAAAAGCAGCCGAGTTGAAGCCGACATGAAACTTACAGCAGATAAATATATAAAAACTGCTGCATTAGAAGAATTAATGCGAGTAAATGACAATGGAAGAAACGTGAAAATCTACGTAAGATCTGGATCTAGCGATACTCAAATAAAAGAATTATTCATGTTTATTGATTCAGGCAAAAACGAAGACACCGTTTTACTATCACTAACTGGTAATTTTGATTTAAATGAAATTTCAGTACTTACTGATAAAATGAAATTGCCAGGAGGATCTGATTTGAAAAAAGCATCTAAAGGAAAAAAATAA
- a CDS encoding adenosylcobinamide-GDP ribazoletransferase: MKKQLHIFFTALMFYTRIPCPKNIDHNPDYLNKASRYFPLIGWIVGTLSFLAFYGASFLVSTAASVIIGMITGILTTGAFHEDGFADVCDGFGGGWTKEKILLIMKDSAIGAYGAIGVVLLLLLKFQLLTELITTASQQSIFTILLLFIAGHSLSRLAAISIVFTHEYSREDASSKSKPIAKSFSWKEVLGAFVFGLLPLLVLSYFQYQLILVVIPVFLTRYFLARYFQKWIDGYTGDCLGATQQVCEVIFYLSVIAIWRFI, translated from the coding sequence ATGAAAAAGCAACTCCATATTTTTTTCACAGCTTTAATGTTTTACACTCGAATCCCATGTCCGAAAAACATTGACCACAATCCTGATTATTTAAATAAAGCCAGTCGTTATTTCCCATTGATTGGATGGATTGTTGGAACCCTTTCTTTTTTAGCTTTTTATGGTGCTTCCTTTTTGGTTTCTACTGCAGCATCAGTAATTATAGGAATGATTACTGGAATCTTAACAACTGGAGCTTTTCATGAAGACGGTTTTGCCGATGTTTGTGATGGTTTTGGTGGTGGTTGGACCAAAGAAAAAATCTTATTAATCATGAAAGATAGTGCCATTGGTGCTTATGGAGCCATTGGTGTTGTGTTGCTATTATTATTAAAATTCCAATTACTTACTGAGTTAATAACCACTGCAAGTCAACAATCAATCTTTACTATTCTTCTATTGTTTATTGCAGGACATTCGCTTAGTCGCTTGGCAGCAATAAGTATTGTGTTCACACATGAGTATTCACGAGAAGATGCTTCAAGCAAAAGCAAACCTATTGCAAAGAGTTTTAGTTGGAAAGAAGTTTTAGGAGCATTCGTTTTTGGGTTATTACCTCTTTTAGTTCTTTCCTATTTTCAGTACCAATTAATATTGGTTGTAATTCCAGTATTCTTAACGCGTTACTTTCTGGCACGTTATTTTCAAAAATGGATTGATGGTTATACTGGTGATTGTTTAGGTGCGACCCAGCAAGTTTGCGAAGTTATCTTTTACTTAAGTGTTATAGCGATATGGAGATTTATTTAG
- a CDS encoding TonB-dependent receptor plug domain-containing protein → MTLQKFYICFSLLVCQFISAQNDSITKLKEVIVSDANLKKYSDSQSVLKLNDSIINKNEALLTDLLNFNSTIYFKEYGRGMLSTVAFRGTTASQTAVIWNGININSQMNGSTDFNTISSNDYNSISVKAGGGSVIYGSGAVGGTVHLNNDLIFNDQFSNSLRLDYGSFNTAGINYKTNISNKKWSAQIGFSKNSSTNDYPYVNTYNWKGEQRYNTNGQYDVIGVNANFGYKINKNNTIKLYSQTSNTDRNTSLISESETKSKYINGFSRNLIEYNGDFNKLTANFKTAYILENYQYFADIDRDYYSYGKTQNLITKLDLGYQILKSIQVNGVIDYSRTKGYGTSFGNNVREISSVSLLAKQQVTTKWLNEFGIRKEFTNNYKSPVLFSLGSSYEFSKFYNLKLNLSRNYRIPTYNDLYWDEGGNPNLKPESSYQAEIGNVFSYKKITLSQTVYYIKIKDLLQWVPGNKGIWSPQNTDKVNSYGTETMLSWKNNYGKNYFSLNATYAYTVSKNEETNKQIFFVPFNKATGAIAYARGKISANYQILYNGFVYTRADNNPKEIVNDYLISNIGIDYDFHFLSSFKLGFQVRNLFNEEYESLEDRIMPGRNFNMYLTLKF, encoded by the coding sequence ATGACATTACAAAAGTTCTACATCTGTTTTTCGCTCTTAGTTTGCCAATTCATTTCGGCACAAAATGATTCTATAACAAAACTAAAAGAAGTTATCGTTTCGGATGCTAATCTCAAAAAATATTCTGATTCACAATCGGTATTAAAACTCAATGACTCCATTATTAATAAAAATGAAGCATTACTTACTGATTTGTTAAACTTCAATTCTACTATATACTTTAAAGAATACGGTCGTGGAATGCTTTCAACAGTTGCGTTTAGAGGAACAACAGCCTCTCAAACAGCAGTTATTTGGAACGGTATTAATATCAATTCCCAGATGAATGGAAGTACCGATTTCAATACCATTTCTTCCAATGATTATAATTCGATAAGTGTAAAAGCTGGTGGTGGAAGTGTTATTTACGGAAGTGGTGCTGTTGGAGGAACTGTACATTTAAACAATGACTTAATCTTCAACGATCAATTTAGCAATAGTTTAAGACTTGATTACGGTAGTTTTAATACTGCTGGAATCAACTACAAAACAAACATTTCGAACAAAAAGTGGAGTGCACAAATTGGTTTTTCTAAAAACAGTTCAACGAATGATTATCCTTATGTAAATACATACAATTGGAAAGGCGAACAACGCTATAATACTAATGGACAATATGATGTGATTGGCGTAAATGCCAATTTTGGATATAAAATAAACAAAAACAACACCATAAAATTATACAGTCAAACTTCAAATACTGACAGAAACACATCATTGATTTCAGAATCAGAAACCAAGTCAAAATACATCAATGGTTTTAGCCGCAACTTAATAGAATACAATGGTGACTTTAATAAATTAACTGCCAATTTTAAGACTGCATATATTCTAGAAAATTATCAATATTTTGCCGACATAGACCGTGATTATTATAGTTATGGAAAAACACAAAACTTAATAACTAAACTTGATTTAGGATATCAAATATTAAAATCTATTCAAGTAAATGGGGTTATAGATTATAGCAGGACCAAAGGATATGGGACTAGTTTTGGAAATAATGTTCGTGAAATAAGTTCTGTATCATTATTAGCAAAACAGCAAGTAACAACCAAATGGCTGAATGAATTTGGTATTCGGAAAGAATTTACAAATAATTATAAGTCACCTGTATTATTTTCATTAGGTTCTTCTTATGAGTTTAGTAAATTCTATAATCTAAAATTAAATCTATCCCGAAATTATCGAATCCCAACTTACAATGATCTCTATTGGGATGAAGGGGGAAATCCTAACTTAAAACCTGAAAGCTCTTATCAAGCTGAAATTGGAAATGTTTTTTCATATAAAAAAATAACACTTTCTCAAACTGTTTACTATATCAAAATTAAAGATTTACTACAATGGGTACCTGGAAACAAAGGAATATGGTCGCCACAAAACACCGACAAAGTAAACTCTTATGGAACAGAAACTATGCTAAGCTGGAAAAACAATTATGGTAAAAACTATTTTAGTCTAAATGCGACATATGCTTATACTGTTTCTAAAAATGAAGAAACCAATAAACAAATATTTTTTGTCCCATTTAATAAAGCAACTGGAGCTATAGCTTATGCCCGTGGTAAAATATCTGCCAACTATCAAATTTTATACAATGGCTTTGTATATACAAGAGCCGATAATAACCCAAAAGAGATTGTCAATGATTATTTAATATCAAATATTGGTATCGATTATGATTTTCACTTCCTGTCTTCTTTCAAACTTGGTTTTCAAGTTCGTAATTTATTCAATGAAGAATATGAAAGCTTAGAAGACCGAATTATGCCTGGAAGAAATTTTAATATGTATTTAACCCTTAAATTTTAA
- a CDS encoding RNA polymerase sigma factor: MNQIVFIQLVNPFKDKVFRLAKRLLTSTEEAEDASQEILVKLWNKKETLNTYNNVEALAMTMTKNYCLDQLKSKRASNITLVHTNYKDREPQLDQKIEDNNSLEWVEKIMNQLPEQQQILIQLRDVEQYEFDEISKIVNMNETAIRVALSRARKKIRESMLNTHEYGIK; the protein is encoded by the coding sequence ATGAATCAAATCGTTTTCATTCAGTTAGTAAATCCTTTCAAAGACAAAGTATTTCGTCTGGCAAAACGATTGCTCACAAGTACAGAAGAAGCTGAAGATGCTTCGCAAGAGATTTTAGTAAAATTATGGAATAAGAAAGAAACTTTAAATACCTATAATAATGTTGAAGCTCTTGCCATGACAATGACCAAAAATTATTGTTTGGATCAACTAAAATCTAAACGAGCCAGTAATATTACTCTTGTACATACGAATTACAAAGACAGGGAGCCACAATTAGATCAAAAAATTGAAGATAATAATAGTTTAGAATGGGTAGAAAAAATAATGAATCAGTTGCCTGAACAGCAACAAATTTTAATTCAGTTACGAGATGTCGAACAATATGAATTTGACGAAATCTCCAAAATAGTTAATATGAATGAAACTGCTATACGAGTAGCACTTTCAAGAGCTAGAAAAAAAATAAGAGAATCTATGCTTAACACACACGAATATGGAATCAAATAA
- the cobC gene encoding alpha-ribazole phosphatase, giving the protein MEIYLVRHTETVCEKGICYGQTDVDIATPYNLIFENIAQQLPQDALLYSSPLKRCVLLAKHIQKQNDITNYKEDNRLMEMNFGDWEMKNWNEISQEDLNPWMEDFVNVRVPDGESFVDLHKRVSDFIENEIHTKTPQKVIIVAHAGVVRSILCLLNSLPLKDAFQNKVDFGQVIKIII; this is encoded by the coding sequence ATGGAGATTTATTTAGTTCGTCATACTGAAACGGTTTGTGAAAAAGGAATCTGTTACGGTCAAACCGATGTAGACATAGCCACTCCTTATAATTTAATTTTTGAAAATATTGCACAACAATTACCTCAAGATGCTTTATTATATTCGAGTCCACTGAAACGCTGTGTATTACTTGCCAAACATATTCAAAAGCAAAATGACATCACAAATTACAAAGAAGACAATCGCTTAATGGAAATGAATTTTGGCGATTGGGAAATGAAAAATTGGAACGAAATCTCTCAAGAAGATCTAAATCCTTGGATGGAAGATTTTGTAAATGTTCGTGTTCCAGATGGAGAATCTTTTGTTGACCTACACAAAAGAGTTAGTGATTTTATAGAAAATGAAATACATACTAAGACGCCTCAAAAAGTAATCATTGTTGCCCATGCAGGAGTTGTAAGAAGCATATTGTGTCTCTTAAACTCTCTTCCTTTAAAAGATGCTTTCCAAAACAAAGTCGATTTTGGTCAGGTTATAAAAATCATAATTTAA
- a CDS encoding helix-turn-helix domain-containing protein, with the protein MQTEIVVKIKKIRIEKGFSPNEMAEKLNIDLSAYSRLESGTTFTWGKYLEDILIIFNLSPECFFKGIGVKNNIRRKKDSLGDCTSFDFFFAEYKEKVKKIEILFEERLKDKDEIIEQLKKNENM; encoded by the coding sequence ATGCAAACTGAAATTGTAGTTAAAATTAAGAAAATTCGTATTGAAAAAGGGTTTTCTCCAAATGAAATGGCGGAAAAGTTAAATATTGATCTTTCTGCATATTCTCGTTTGGAGTCAGGAACAACATTCACTTGGGGAAAATATTTGGAAGATATTTTGATAATTTTTAATCTTTCACCTGAATGTTTTTTTAAAGGAATAGGTGTGAAGAATAATATTAGACGCAAAAAAGATTCTCTCGGAGATTGTACTTCTTTTGATTTTTTTTTTGCAGAATATAAGGAAAAAGTAAAAAAAATAGAAATTTTATTTGAAGAACGGTTGAAAGATAAAGATGAAATAATAGAGCAGTTAAAAAAGAATGAAAATATGTAA